A single Kribbella aluminosa DNA region contains:
- a CDS encoding TetR/AcrR family transcriptional regulator encodes MTTAAIGGGDRADARRNRAKMLTAAGAALSEQGLDVPLGEIARRAGVGAGTVYRHFPTKQALLEAVFVQHLDELISSGERRMAQFAPTQAFFGFLLDVVEKSHKRGHICDVVAADAGWPHPMLTASVQRFRQVLTALLHAGQRAGGVRSDLRPDDVVSLAVGCASMLAAHSDRSAGLRLVQLVLDSLRPSVGVTERQAFRDDLGFRREPVGLCADCGATLPPRPTGRPAQYCGATCRQRARRRRLAG; translated from the coding sequence ATGACGACAGCAGCGATCGGTGGCGGTGACAGGGCTGATGCCCGCCGCAACCGGGCCAAGATGCTGACCGCCGCCGGCGCGGCCCTCTCCGAGCAGGGACTCGATGTCCCGCTCGGAGAGATCGCCCGCCGGGCCGGTGTCGGCGCCGGCACGGTCTATCGGCACTTTCCGACCAAGCAGGCGCTGCTCGAGGCGGTGTTCGTGCAGCACCTGGATGAGCTGATCTCCTCGGGTGAGCGGCGGATGGCGCAATTCGCGCCCACGCAGGCGTTCTTCGGGTTTCTGCTGGACGTCGTCGAGAAGTCCCACAAGCGCGGGCACATTTGCGACGTCGTGGCCGCCGACGCGGGCTGGCCGCATCCGATGCTCACGGCGTCCGTGCAACGGTTCCGGCAGGTCTTGACCGCACTGTTGCACGCGGGGCAGCGGGCCGGGGGTGTCCGCTCCGACCTCCGCCCTGACGACGTGGTTTCCCTCGCCGTCGGCTGTGCGTCGATGCTCGCTGCCCACAGCGATCGATCGGCCGGTCTCCGACTCGTCCAACTGGTCCTGGACAGTCTGCGACCTTCAGTCGGCGTCACGGAACGGCAGGCCTTTCGTGACGATCTCGGCTTTCGCCGGGAACCCGTCGGGTTGTGTGCGGACTGCGGCGCCACGCTCCCGCCCCGGCCCACGGGTCGCCCGGCACAGTACTGCGGGGCTACCTGCCGGCAGCGCGCCCGCCGTCGACGCCTGGCGGGCTGA
- a CDS encoding tautomerase family protein, whose product MPSALIEVRREYAEADEAGLIDAVHQALITAFRIPPQDKDVRLVVHAPHRLACSPRLTQPEYFTLVSIDCFAGRSVDAKRALYTDIVTNLKAFGIPPDHVTILVRDLPTTNWGIRAGQAASDLNPGFNINV is encoded by the coding sequence ATGCCGAGTGCACTGATCGAGGTTCGCCGAGAGTACGCCGAGGCGGACGAGGCGGGGTTGATCGACGCGGTCCACCAGGCGCTGATCACCGCGTTCCGGATCCCGCCGCAGGACAAGGACGTGCGGCTCGTGGTGCACGCGCCCCACCGCCTCGCCTGCTCGCCGCGGCTGACCCAGCCCGAGTACTTCACCCTCGTCAGCATCGACTGCTTCGCCGGCCGCTCCGTCGACGCCAAGCGCGCCCTCTACACCGACATCGTCACCAACCTGAAGGCATTCGGCATCCCACCCGACCACGTCACGATCCTGGTCCGCGACCTCCCCACCACCAACTGGGGAATCCGCGCCGGCCAAGCCGCCTCCGACCTGAACCCCGGCTTCAACATCAACGTCTGA
- a CDS encoding HAD family hydrolase, which translates to MLRTVLFDLDGTLVDHESAAAAAVVVWAAEYGVVGPEVAAEWAAVSDKHYRRYQRRELTFPEQRRLRVREFLGVEASEAEADEMFESYARRYEAGWAVYDDAVPALRAVRAAGLGAVVLTNGNTAHQTFKLDRMGLTAEIDELITGDDLPATKPDPRAFAYALERVGADPDEVIMVGDSLENDVRGAQAAGIHAVLIDRNDVHTQTDVRRIRSLTEVLDVVSPPGVDGGRAAGR; encoded by the coding sequence ATGCTCAGGACGGTGCTGTTCGACCTTGACGGGACGCTCGTCGATCACGAGTCAGCTGCAGCTGCGGCGGTCGTCGTGTGGGCGGCGGAGTACGGCGTGGTCGGTCCGGAGGTTGCCGCGGAGTGGGCTGCGGTGTCGGACAAGCACTACCGGCGTTACCAGCGGCGGGAGCTGACGTTTCCCGAGCAGCGGCGATTGCGCGTGCGCGAGTTCCTCGGGGTGGAGGCGAGCGAGGCCGAGGCGGACGAGATGTTCGAGAGCTATGCACGGCGGTACGAGGCGGGCTGGGCCGTGTACGACGATGCGGTGCCGGCGTTGCGGGCTGTCCGTGCGGCCGGGCTCGGGGCGGTGGTGCTGACGAACGGCAACACCGCCCACCAGACGTTCAAGCTCGACCGGATGGGGCTGACCGCGGAGATCGACGAGCTGATCACCGGCGACGACCTGCCCGCGACCAAGCCCGACCCGAGGGCCTTCGCGTACGCACTCGAACGTGTCGGCGCGGACCCTGACGAGGTGATCATGGTCGGCGACTCGCTCGAGAACGACGTACGCGGGGCGCAGGCAGCCGGGATCCACGCCGTGCTGATCGACCGGAACGACGTACACACGCAGACCGACGTACGCCGTATCCGGTCGTTGACCGAGGTCCTGGACGTGGTCAGCCCGCCAGGCGTCGACGGCGGGCGCGCTGCCGGCAGGTAG
- a CDS encoding aldo/keto reductase: MQNSQGNASPSINVSSGIAESKSGEFWQLGADRVRRIGFGAKRLAGSGLPDGADVRERAIALLRRVVELGVNHLDTAAFYPSHGRAGETEFESLDWANDVIRQALAPYPDNLVIATKVGPTKNGLARPDELRGLVEADLRALSVDTLDLVYLRQLRLESIAEHFGALAELQAKGMIRQLGISNVRVSHLHEAREIAPVVAVQNRYSVGFGRVNDEILQLCGELGIAFVPFFAVTAESREAGGVPESDPVQEIAARHGATAAQVRLAWTLSRGPHVLAIPGTSSERHLEENLRAGDLVLSPDELTALDSVID; this comes from the coding sequence ATGCAGAATTCACAGGGAAATGCCTCACCATCAATAAACGTATCATCGGGAATTGCGGAAAGCAAGTCCGGGGAATTCTGGCAGCTCGGGGCGGATCGGGTCCGCCGCATCGGCTTCGGCGCGAAGCGGCTCGCGGGGTCCGGCCTGCCTGACGGGGCGGATGTGCGGGAGCGGGCGATCGCGCTGCTGCGGCGGGTCGTCGAGCTGGGCGTGAACCATCTCGACACTGCCGCGTTCTATCCCAGTCACGGGCGGGCCGGCGAGACCGAGTTCGAGAGCCTGGACTGGGCGAACGACGTGATCCGGCAGGCGCTCGCGCCGTACCCGGACAACCTGGTGATCGCGACCAAGGTCGGCCCGACGAAGAACGGGCTGGCGCGGCCGGACGAACTGCGTGGGCTTGTCGAGGCCGATCTGCGGGCGCTCAGTGTCGACACGCTCGACCTCGTGTATCTGCGGCAGCTGCGGCTGGAATCGATCGCCGAGCATTTCGGGGCACTCGCCGAACTCCAGGCGAAAGGAATGATCCGGCAGCTCGGAATCTCGAACGTCCGGGTGTCACATTTGCACGAGGCACGCGAGATCGCGCCGGTGGTCGCGGTGCAGAATCGGTACAGCGTCGGGTTCGGGCGGGTGAACGACGAAATTCTGCAGCTGTGCGGTGAGCTCGGGATCGCCTTCGTGCCGTTCTTCGCGGTCACCGCGGAATCACGCGAGGCGGGTGGTGTGCCGGAGTCCGATCCGGTCCAGGAGATCGCCGCGCGGCACGGGGCGACCGCGGCGCAGGTCCGGCTGGCGTGGACGCTCAGCCGCGGTCCGCACGTCCTGGCGATCCCGGGCACGTCCAGCGAGCGTCATCTCGAGGAGAACCTTCGGGCCGGGGACCTCGTCCTGTCCCCCGACGAGCTGACCGCGCTGGACTCGGTGATCGACTGA
- a CDS encoding alpha/beta hydrolase, whose protein sequence is MPPSVVRPLRLAGRLLTATAVVVGLVAVFLALIVATNGAGSGFAAWSATVGVAAVAALWRGRRRAWRGRLVPFLPVLVAAALTLSVCVPTVPTTRRYPPALAFVTTEHWSLSTGSRVAVYHYPPTGKGPRHRVPLVYLAGGPVRSISVLDHRFLQRLAGQGYDVYAYEQAGGGRSDLLPMDQYSITRSVQDLGAFVGKLAKGRADVLGFSAGGVVLTRALADPATAAHLRRAVIAEPGPMDGPTARIAKQTGRPSARGIAPAMTGPRSTHVPRYAVAFGLMRLGLLSLDTGLVGQAEGVNAFTAADLGSDTASSYCARDAHRIPVEDTAHNFSFSAAASLRIQQTIKDSPSIAPQLRLSRTPAMLMIAECSSQVRQWQTTILANDPAIQRTQYMAGVGHRMWNGLGDNDQRAAAVITAFLQDKPAPLPDYPTQADVPAFLRDHK, encoded by the coding sequence ATGCCACCGTCCGTCGTACGTCCCTTGCGCCTTGCCGGCCGCCTGCTGACGGCCACCGCCGTGGTGGTGGGACTCGTCGCCGTCTTCCTCGCGTTGATCGTCGCCACCAACGGCGCGGGATCGGGGTTCGCCGCATGGTCCGCGACTGTCGGGGTCGCGGCTGTCGCGGCGCTCTGGCGGGGCCGCCGCCGCGCCTGGCGGGGACGGCTGGTGCCGTTCCTGCCGGTGCTCGTCGCAGCGGCCCTGACGCTGTCGGTGTGCGTCCCGACCGTTCCGACGACGCGCCGCTACCCGCCCGCCCTGGCGTTTGTGACCACCGAGCACTGGAGCCTGTCCACCGGCAGCCGAGTCGCCGTCTACCACTACCCGCCCACAGGCAAGGGCCCCCGGCATCGCGTTCCGCTCGTCTACCTCGCCGGCGGGCCGGTGCGCAGCATCTCGGTGCTCGACCACCGCTTCCTGCAGCGGCTCGCGGGGCAGGGCTACGACGTGTACGCCTACGAGCAGGCGGGCGGTGGACGCAGCGACCTGCTGCCCATGGACCAGTACTCGATCACCCGGTCCGTCCAGGACCTCGGCGCCTTCGTCGGCAAGCTGGCCAAGGGCCGCGCCGACGTACTGGGATTCTCCGCGGGCGGGGTCGTGCTGACCCGCGCGCTGGCCGACCCGGCCACCGCCGCCCACCTGCGCCGGGCGGTCATCGCCGAGCCAGGCCCGATGGACGGCCCCACCGCCCGGATCGCGAAGCAGACGGGCCGACCGTCGGCCCGCGGCATCGCACCGGCCATGACCGGACCGCGCTCCACACACGTCCCGCGGTACGCGGTCGCGTTCGGACTCATGCGGCTCGGACTGCTCAGCCTCGACACTGGCCTGGTAGGACAGGCGGAGGGCGTCAATGCCTTCACCGCCGCCGATCTCGGCAGCGACACCGCGTCCAGCTACTGCGCGCGGGACGCGCACCGCATTCCGGTCGAGGACACAGCGCACAACTTCTCCTTCAGCGCCGCCGCCAGTCTCCGCATCCAGCAAACGATCAAAGACTCCCCCTCCATCGCCCCTCAGCTGAGGCTCTCCCGGACACCCGCGATGCTGATGATCGCCGAGTGCTCCTCCCAGGTCCGGCAGTGGCAGACAACCATCCTCGCGAACGACCCCGCGATCCAGCGCACCCAGTACATGGCCGGCGTCGGCCACCGCATGTGGAACGGCCTGGGTGACAACGACCAACGAGCAGCAGCCGTCATCACCGCATTCCTCCAGGACAAGCCCGCACCGCTGCCGGACTACCCGACCCAAGCCGACGTCCCGGCCTTCCTCCGTGACCACAAGTAA
- a CDS encoding NmrA family NAD(P)-binding protein, with translation MATEPTINQAPDAAAGRTVAVTGATGRQGGATAHRLLAGGWRVRALIRDKTSPAAAALTDAGAELAFADFDDPASLAPALEGTTDLFAVPPAAYGPAGSNHELEFTRGRALADAAAAAGVRHVVFTGVASTSGDAFAAPGKRRTEEYLREQLPIVTVLRPVRFMTNYLGAPGIGLDGIVDGVHRHLFPPDEPFQIIALEDIAEFAALAFEQPERFAGRTLELAGDDLTPVEAVAVIGAAIGVELRYEQLTHDEAAALNPEIAALRQRWIDGQRWHADIEALRVIHPGLRTLTDWLAESGAAALRASLLGTD, from the coding sequence ATGGCCACCGAACCCACCATTAACCAGGCGCCTGACGCCGCAGCAGGCAGGACCGTCGCTGTCACCGGCGCGACCGGCAGGCAGGGCGGCGCGACGGCGCACCGGCTGCTGGCCGGCGGGTGGCGGGTCCGGGCACTGATTCGGGACAAGACCTCACCCGCCGCCGCAGCGCTCACGGACGCCGGTGCCGAGCTTGCCTTCGCCGACTTCGACGATCCGGCAAGCCTGGCACCGGCGCTGGAGGGAACCACCGATCTGTTCGCGGTACCGCCGGCTGCGTACGGGCCGGCCGGCAGCAACCACGAACTGGAGTTCACCCGCGGCCGGGCCCTGGCTGACGCGGCAGCAGCCGCTGGAGTCCGCCACGTGGTGTTCACCGGCGTCGCCTCGACTTCCGGCGACGCGTTCGCCGCCCCAGGAAAGCGGCGTACCGAGGAATATCTCCGCGAACAGCTCCCGATCGTCACGGTGCTGCGCCCGGTACGGTTCATGACGAACTACCTCGGGGCACCCGGCATCGGCCTCGACGGCATCGTCGACGGCGTTCACCGGCACCTGTTCCCGCCGGACGAGCCGTTCCAGATCATCGCGCTCGAAGATATCGCGGAGTTTGCCGCGCTGGCGTTCGAGCAGCCGGAACGGTTCGCCGGCCGGACGCTGGAGCTGGCAGGAGACGATCTGACCCCGGTCGAGGCCGTCGCCGTGATCGGCGCCGCGATCGGAGTCGAACTGCGGTACGAGCAGCTCACCCATGACGAGGCCGCCGCGCTGAACCCGGAGATCGCGGCGCTCCGGCAACGGTGGATCGATGGCCAACGGTGGCATGCGGACATCGAGGCGCTGCGAGTCATCCACCCCGGGCTGCGCACCCTGACCGACTGGCTCGCCGAGTCCGGAGCCGCCGCGCTCCGTGCGAGCCTGCTCGGCACGGATTAG
- a CDS encoding NUDIX hydrolase translates to MKIPRGAAVVLRSGKILVIKRYLQQESAADCAMCEYTDTPGPECSGHRYAVLPGGHVEPGESAAAAALRELTEETTLTGAIDHLLWTGTHNGRPAYYFQIKDVAGVPELSGDEAAVHSGYGPCSSTGPACARRWCDWSRYLRRPCCGGGCPAA, encoded by the coding sequence ATGAAGATCCCACGCGGCGCCGCCGTCGTCCTGCGGTCCGGAAAGATCCTGGTCATCAAGCGCTACCTCCAGCAGGAGTCGGCCGCGGACTGCGCGATGTGTGAGTACACCGACACACCAGGACCGGAGTGCAGCGGCCATCGGTACGCCGTACTGCCCGGCGGACATGTCGAGCCGGGCGAGTCGGCCGCCGCCGCGGCGCTGCGGGAGCTGACCGAGGAAACGACCCTCACCGGTGCCATCGACCACCTCCTGTGGACCGGCACCCACAACGGACGCCCGGCGTACTACTTCCAGATCAAGGACGTCGCCGGCGTACCCGAACTCTCCGGCGACGAAGCAGCCGTCCACTCCGGGTACGGCCCTTGTTCGTCAACCGGACCAGCCTGCGCGCGGCGCTGGTGCGACTGGTCACGGTACCTTCGCCGCCCGTGCTGCGGCGGGGGTTGCCCAGCCGCGTAG
- a CDS encoding TetR/AcrR family transcriptional regulator: MGRPRTNDVAVRERLVACATEMFATRPQESVTVRALAAAAGTSTAAVYTLFQGKDGLIREVRDQAVAGLFQDLTAVPSSETALEDLCALAAAYRQWGREHRHLYTVLFGGAQSFVPSTRVGDRDPVRPLVTAIDRAVADHILAGDTTLIAVSLWVALHGLVTLELAGGLDGTAAETAFRATIDAVLRGWATPAAARAAKVP; the protein is encoded by the coding sequence ATGGGAAGGCCGAGAACGAACGACGTCGCCGTCAGAGAACGGCTCGTCGCGTGCGCGACCGAGATGTTCGCCACCCGTCCCCAGGAGTCGGTCACAGTCCGCGCGCTGGCCGCCGCCGCCGGAACGTCGACGGCGGCGGTGTACACGTTGTTCCAGGGCAAGGACGGACTGATCCGCGAGGTGCGCGACCAGGCGGTCGCCGGCCTGTTCCAGGACCTGACGGCTGTTCCCAGCTCGGAGACCGCCTTGGAGGATCTGTGCGCGCTGGCCGCGGCGTACCGCCAGTGGGGACGCGAACACCGCCACCTGTACACGGTGTTGTTCGGCGGCGCACAGTCCTTCGTCCCGTCGACCCGGGTCGGCGACCGCGACCCGGTGCGGCCGCTTGTCACGGCGATCGACCGCGCCGTGGCGGACCATATCCTCGCGGGCGACACCACACTGATCGCCGTCTCGTTGTGGGTCGCCCTGCACGGGCTCGTCACCCTCGAACTCGCCGGCGGCCTCGACGGCACTGCAGCCGAGACCGCGTTCAGGGCAACGATTGATGCCGTACTACGCGGCTGGGCAACCCCCGCCGCAGCACGGGCGGCGAAGGTACCGTGA
- a CDS encoding isochorismatase family protein, producing MSTLSDRPNTALLVVDVQTGVVGEAYERDQVVANIGTLVGKARAGGVPVVWVQHSGENLPKDSDEWQLVPELSRDGSETLVHKTYADSFEATDLEQVLGRAGIGHLVVAGAQTDECIRSTIHGAMVRGYDVTLIGDAHTTEDLSEWGAPTPDKVVAHTNLYWANHRAPGRTAAVKKTDEVTF from the coding sequence ATGTCCACGCTGTCTGATCGGCCGAACACGGCCCTCTTGGTGGTCGACGTACAGACCGGTGTCGTCGGAGAGGCGTACGAGCGGGACCAGGTGGTCGCCAACATCGGCACCCTGGTCGGCAAGGCGCGCGCCGGGGGAGTCCCGGTGGTCTGGGTCCAGCACTCCGGTGAGAACCTCCCGAAGGACAGCGACGAGTGGCAGCTGGTCCCCGAGCTGTCCCGTGACGGCTCGGAGACGCTTGTGCACAAGACTTACGCCGACTCGTTCGAGGCAACCGACCTGGAGCAGGTGCTCGGCCGCGCCGGCATCGGCCACCTGGTGGTCGCCGGCGCCCAGACCGACGAATGCATCCGCTCGACGATCCACGGCGCGATGGTCCGGGGGTACGACGTGACCTTGATCGGCGACGCCCACACGACCGAGGACCTCTCCGAGTGGGGCGCACCAACCCCCGACAAGGTGGTCGCCCACACCAACCTCTACTGGGCCAACCACCGCGCCCCGGGCCGCACCGCAGCGGTCAAGAAGACCGACGAGGTGACCTTCTGA